The DNA window TCTTCTTCAATTTATGGACGCTCAGATATTCGAGGATCCTCTCCTTGACCTTTTCAAGGTTGTAATGGTCCTCGTCGAGGACCTTTTTGGCCTTTTTGATATCGAGGTTGTCGGCGGTCGATTTCGACCACGGCATCTCGATCAACCAGTCGAGGTAGGTCCGCACGATGGTGGCTTCCGCGGAGTCAGGGTGCATCTGGTCGAGCCGTTCAAGCTCCTTGAAGGCGATCTTCTCGACCTCTTTGGGCATCTTGGCCTTTTTGATCTTTTGCTTGAGCTCTTTGAACTCCTTGGTCTGTTCGTCCGTTTCCCCAAGCTCACTCCGGATGGCCCTCATCTGTTCGCGCAGGAAGTACTCTTTCTGAGATTTCGTCATCTCCTCCCTTGCCCGGGACTGGATCTTGGCCTGCATGGTGAGGACCTGGAGCTCTTTGGCGAGAAGGTCGTTCACCCGCCTCAACCGCTCGATGGGGTCGAAGATCTCGAGTAGTTCCTGGGCCTTCTCCACCGGAAGCTCAAGGTTGGAGGCCACCAAATCCGCAAGCCTTCCGGGATCGTCCACCCCCTCCAGGACAAACATCAGGTCGGGCGAGATGAATCTCCCATACGAAGCGATCCTCTCGAGCTGCTCCCTCACGCTCCTCATCAACGCCTCGATCTCGAGCGTGATTTCGGTAATAAAAGGGTCGGTGATGTTCTCCACCTTGGCAATCAGGTAGGGAGTGACCTGGACCATCTCCTTCAGCGTGGCCTTGGAGAGGCCCTGAACGAGGATCTTGATCTTTCCGTCAGGCAGTTTGAGCATCTTCATCACGAGGGCGATGGTCCCCACCCGGTAGAGGTCCTTGAGGGTGGGTTCGTCCTCCGAGGGATTCTTCTGGGAGACGAGAAAGATGAGCCGGTCTTTGGCCAGGGCCTCCTCGAGGGATTTGATCGATCTCTCCCGGTTGATAAAGAGGGGGAGGATCATATAAGGAAAGACGACCACGTCCCTCACCGGGAGGAGAGGAAGTTTGTCTGGAGGGGTAATCGGATCTTTGTCACGATTTTTTTTCATGGCGCTTCAAGATGGTTTCGATGATCGCAGAGGTTGACCACCCTTCCGTGAGAGGAAGGACGATGACCTTGCCGCCCGAGGCCTCCACGACCTCCCGGCCGACGATGGTTTCTTTCGTATAATCGCCGCCTTTCACCAGGATATCCGGCCTCAGCAGATCGATGAGGGTGAAGGGGGTGGGCTCGTCGAACAGGGTGATGAAATCGACGCACCAGAGCCCGGAAAGGATCTCGGCCCTCACCTCCTCCGGAAGGATGGGACGGAGAGGGCCCTTGATCCTCTGAACGGACCGATCGGTATTTAAACCGACGACCAGGACGTCGCCGAGCGCGCGGGCTTGCTCCAGATACCGAATGTGACCTGCATGGAGGAGGTCGAAACAACCATTGGTGAAGACAACCCGTTTCCCCTTAGCTTTAAGATCTTGAAGGATCCCTTTAAGCTCTTCTTTTCCTTTGATCTTTTCCTTCATCACCTTCCCTAATCCATTCGTACCAGATTTGCTCTTGAGAGTCAACAGCGACCGGATCCCCTGCCCTTTGGCGATCCAAGAGGATCCCTCATCCAGGTGATCCTCCTCAGGGGCCTAATTTGCAAAAAGATTGGTTTTGGGTCATGATGAATTACCTAAGAGGTTGAAGGTTCTACGGATAGGAGGGCGCCATGGAATGGGGATTTAGGCCCTTACGGTTTTCTCTGGGTTTATTTCTCCTCCTATTTTGGCTTTCGGGCTGTGTGGTGGGTCGATACTACGAAGGCTCTCAGATCTCCTCCGAGAAGGTCCGGGAGATCCGGCCAGGTATAACCACCAAGGAGGAGATCATCCGTTGGTTTGGGCCACCCCAGAATTACATCAGCCCAACCCTCTTCAATCAAATCCTGAGAGAGTTGGACGTGACCAGAGAACCCTTGACCCACTACCCCTTTGCCAACGTCCTCTCCTACCAATATAATCGGGGGAATATCCGGGCGATGATCCTCGTCCTGTTCAATTTTGTTGAAGCGAAGGTCAAAACAGACCACCTCGTCATCTTCCTCGACGAAAACGATCGGGTCCAATACTACGGGTTTCATAGGGGGACCGATGAGCTGCGTTAAGGTCGGCCTTATTCTTCTTCTTCTCCTGATGACCTGGGGGTGCAGCATCGGACGGGTCTACATCGGTTCTGAGTTCCGGTCGGATCCCGGCGAGACGATCAAGCCTGGCCTTACCACCAAGAGCCAGATTCTCCAAATCTTCGGCCCTCCGGACCGCATCCAAAGGCAGTACGACGGCGACATCTTCGTCTATACCTTCCTCCGGAAAAATTCAACGAAATTTACCCTCGAGGAGCCGTACTTTACCAATATCACCCTCTTCCACTACTCCAAGGTGCAGCAAAAGAGCGACTCCTTGGTCATCCTCTTCGATAAAGAGGGGACCGTGAAGAATTACGGCTTTCGAAAAGGCACCTCCGAACTCTCCCCTTTTTAGGTCCCCCTATTTTAATCCGCGAAATTTATAAAAAAATCATTCCTGCCCTCCAGCGGAAAATCCCCTAAAAATTTTTTCTTGACAAGGGGGTTCGAATGTGGTAATGGTATCTCAAAAAAATATTTAAAATATATTTCTCATATTTTTTGTCGAATGAGAGCAAAGGTCTCCCGGAAATTGAAAAACCAGTCGAAAAGCAAAAAGGCCATGGTCTATGAGGAGCTGAAAAACAGGATTATCCATAACCTCCTCAAGCCAGGGGAACCCTTGAACGAGGGCGTCCTTTCTGAAGAGTT is part of the Thermodesulfobacteriota bacterium genome and encodes:
- the rfaE2 gene encoding D-glycero-beta-D-manno-heptose 1-phosphate adenylyltransferase — translated: MKEKIKGKEELKGILQDLKAKGKRVVFTNGCFDLLHAGHIRYLEQARALGDVLVVGLNTDRSVQRIKGPLRPILPEEVRAEILSGLWCVDFITLFDEPTPFTLIDLLRPDILVKGGDYTKETIVGREVVEASGGKVIVLPLTEGWSTSAIIETILKRHEKKS
- a CDS encoding outer membrane protein assembly factor BamE, encoding MSCVKVGLILLLLLMTWGCSIGRVYIGSEFRSDPGETIKPGLTTKSQILQIFGPPDRIQRQYDGDIFVYTFLRKNSTKFTLEEPYFTNITLFHYSKVQQKSDSLVILFDKEGTVKNYGFRKGTSELSPF